The nucleotide window CGATGGCGTCGCCCAGGTCCTTGAGGCTGGCCTTGGGCTCTTCCTCGAGGATCGCGTAGAGGCGGCTGGCGTACTTGCCGAACTTCTCTTCGGACCACGCGGCGATGATCGGGTCACCCGGCATCAGGGCCATGGCGAGGTTGGGCAGGGGCGGCAGGTCGAAGCTTTTGCGCAACTCGTTGAGCTTGTCCTGGGTGGTCTGCGTCAGCGGCTTGAGGTACTGCGAGAAGCCGACGACCTGGACCACGCCGCCGCTGTTCTTGATCAGCTGCATTTCCTTGTCGCTGAGGTTGCGCGGGATATCGACCATCGCCCGCGGCGCCGAGTGCGAGGCCACCAGCGGCGTGCGGCTCAGCTGCGCCACCTGTTGCAGGGCCTGGGTCGACATCTGCGACACGTCGATAATCACCCCCAGGTCGTTGAGGCGGCCGACCGCCTGCTTGCCCAGGTCCGAGAGACCGTTGAGTGCATCGGGCGAGTCGTTGAAAAACGGCAGCGGGCGCGAGGAGTCGGCCCAGTCGTTGTTGCCGATGTAGCTGAAGCCGAACATGCGCATGCCCCGCGCCGTCCACAGGTCCAGCTGGCTGAGGTCGTGGCCCAGCGGGTAGGCGTTGAGCATGCTGATGAAGATGGCGAACTTGCCTTCGCCGTGCAGGCGGCGGAAATCGTCCGGGGTGTAGGCGATGGCGACCTGGTTGGGGAAGTCGCGGACCATGCCGGTGATGATCTTGTAGCGGATTTCCTGCTGGTTGCGTGCCTCGTCGACAAACCCGTCGGTGGGCTTGTGCGGAGCGTTGGCGCCATTCCAGATTTCCGGCCAGCCGAAAATCGTCAGAGCCGCCCCGGACAACTGGCCACGGTTGGCCTTGACCAGGTCGAACTGGCCTTCGCCATCCTTGTCGGCCTCGTGGCCGTCGGTGCCGAAGTTCTGCATCAGGCTGACGTGGCTGTCGAAGGACAGCAGGCGCTGGTGCAACTCATCGGCCTGCTTGACCACCTTGTCCGGGTAACCGAGATCGTCGCTGAACCAATGATCCCAGGCGGCCAGACCGCCCGCCGCGGCGATCGCCAAAGCCAATGGCAGGCCGATGTACAAAGCCTTTTTCGAACGTGGTCTTTTCATTGCCGTCTCAGTCAGGTTCGCCGTCGAGGTGCAGGCGCGGGGGCCTTTGCTATCTGGGGAGAACGAGTGGCTGAGGGAGGAATTTAGTGTTCGTGCGGGCCTCATCGCGAGCAGGCTCGCTCCCACATGTGTTTTGTGAACACTGAAGATCCAGTGTGGGAGCGAGCCTGCTCGCGATGGCTTCTAAATTTAGCCGGGCAACACTCGTTCTAGCTTGGATAAAGCCTGCTCCATGGCTGACACAGGTAGGGCAATGAAGATTTCTCGGCGATGGTTCATGGCCGGCCTGGCGCTCACGGGCGCCGCGGTGCCGGCGGCTTTTTTCGGGCATCGTGAGTGGACGAAACCGGACCCGACGATCACCCCGGGCGAGGCCACGGTCGAGCTGGCGGACACCGCCGGCCAACAACTGGCCAATTCGCTGCGCGGGGTCTGGGGCATCCGTTTCGAAGGTTCGCACGCGGGGCTGGACGGGTTGCCGTTGACCGGCCTGGAACTGTTTCTTGATGTTGCCCAGCGCGGCCGCGGCCTGCGCGGTTACCTCGATACCGCCGAGCAGTTGCGCGGCGAAGCGCCACCGCGCTATCGGGTGGTTGGCGACCTGGTGCAGCCGCAACCCACTGAGCTGTACTGGCGCCTGTTCGACAGCCAGTCGAGCGAGGACGCGCCGGCCTATGAACTGACGGTGGTGCTCGATGAAGTCTGGGCCGATTTCGGCAACGCCGGCAGCGGCACCTTGAGCGGCCGTCTGCTGCGCCTGGATCAGCCACTCGCCCAGCCGGCCCAGGACAATCGTTTCGTCGCGCGCAAGCGCCTGTTCCCCGAAGCCCGCGAGCGTGCCGGCCTGAACCCGACGCTGCTGGCCTGGCTGGTGTCCCCCGAACATCGGTTGTTCCACCAGCTGTGGCACGCCAGCCGCGACAAATGGCACACCTTGCCCGAAGACAAGCGCGAGGCCCTGCGCGGCATCGGCTGGCAGCCCGGCCCACGGGGCCAGGAACGCGATGCCCGGGGCGATCGCAAGGACCGCAACGGCTCGGGCGTCGATTTTTTCTTCATGCACCGGCACATGCTCGGCACGGCGCGCTCCATGCAGGACCTGCCTTCCTGGTCGAGCTTTCCCATGCCGCAGCCGGAGCTTGAACGCGACCGCACCGGCTTCGCCCGTTACTTCGACAACCACGACGGCATGGCGCTGCCGCCAACTTGGCTGGCCGCCGAAGACAGCGAGTACACCCAGTGGGTCAGCGACATCAAGACCGCCGAAACCTACCACGGCAATTTCGAGGTCTGGGAGTCGCGCTACCGCGACCCGCGTTACCTCTCGCAACTGACCCTCGGCCAGTTCGGCTCGGAAATCGAACTGGGCCTGCATGACTGGCTGCACATGCGCTGGGCCTCGGTGCCGCGTGACCCGTCCAACGGCCAGCCCGTGCCGTTCGCCAGGGACCCGGCGGACTTCGCGGCGCGCTGGTACGCGGCGGAAAACGATTTCCTCGGCGACCCGTTTTCCTCCCACGT belongs to Pseudomonas sp. MYb118 and includes:
- the pvdM gene encoding pyoverdine-tailoring dipeptidase-like protein PvdM, which translates into the protein MKRPRSKKALYIGLPLALAIAAAGGLAAWDHWFSDDLGYPDKVVKQADELHQRLLSFDSHVSLMQNFGTDGHEADKDGEGQFDLVKANRGQLSGAALTIFGWPEIWNGANAPHKPTDGFVDEARNQQEIRYKIITGMVRDFPNQVAIAYTPDDFRRLHGEGKFAIFISMLNAYPLGHDLSQLDLWTARGMRMFGFSYIGNNDWADSSRPLPFFNDSPDALNGLSDLGKQAVGRLNDLGVIIDVSQMSTQALQQVAQLSRTPLVASHSAPRAMVDIPRNLSDKEMQLIKNSGGVVQVVGFSQYLKPLTQTTQDKLNELRKSFDLPPLPNLAMALMPGDPIIAAWSEEKFGKYASRLYAILEEEPKASLKDLGDAIDYTVRKIGIDHVGISSDFNEGGGVKGWENVGEIRNVTAELISRGYSEADIAKLWGGNFLRVWDQVQKAAKPALISQQDTRKP